CAGGCTGGTTTTACCACTCCCCGGAGGTCCCCATAAAATAAGGGAAGGCAGGGTGTCACTTTCAATCAAAGTGCGCAGCACCGCGCCGGGAGCGATCAGATGCTGTTGCCCCACGAAATCGTCCAGGTTTTTAGGCCGTAGGCGTTCCGCCAGGGGAGCCTGAGAAGAGGAATGTCTAGAAGTTTGATTTTTAGTTTGCCAGTCAAATAGATCAGACATAATTTGAGCTAGGAATATGCTCAACTTTTTGTCCATTAAAAACTTGGCGATTATTGACAGCCTTGAGATCCAATTTCAAGAGGGGCTCACTATTTTGTCCGGCGAAACCGGGGCAGGGAAGTCTATCGTCTTGCAGGCCATTTCCTTGCTTTTGGGTGAAAAGTCCTCGAGTGATTATGTGCGCAGTGGAGAAGAAGAGTGTCTCATTCAAGCGGTCTTTGAGTTTCCTGAAAACTCATCCTTAGCCACTTCTTTTGGAGAAGAACTGCGCATCAAACGCAGTATTCATCGCAATGGGAAAACCCGGGTCTGGCTTAATGAGGAGCTGTCTTCAGTCTCCCAGCTCCAAAAAATTTCTTCCGATTTGGTGGAGTATATTTCTCAACACGAGTCCAGTCGCCTGTTCGATGAAAATTATGCCCGTGAAATTCTGGATGCCGAAGGCGGCTATGCAGAAACACTGCTGGCTTATCAGGAAATTTTTCGAGCCTATCAAAGTGCCCAGGAAGAATTGGAACAGCTCAAAAAGAAATTTCTGGATTTTCAGCAAAAGCAGGATTTTTACAAATTTCAGTTGAAAGAATTGGAAGAGGCCCGGCTTAAATCGGGTGAGGAAGAAGAACTGCTGCAGAAACGAAAACTGCTACAGCACGGCTCCAAAATGGCCGAAGCCTTGCAAAGCGCGGATGGTCTGCTTTACTCCGGAAAGGCCTCTGCGATTGAGAACCTCGCCAAGGCAAAGACAGCACTGCTCAAAATTACGGGCATAGATAATAAGCTGGATAAAAAAATCAGCCAGCTTCAAAATTTAAGTACCGAATTTGAAGACCTCGTCCGCGACCTCAGTCTTTATGCCTCTCATATCGAATACGACGACACTGCCTTGACCCGGCTGGAAGATCGGCTCGAGCAATTGAGTCGTCTCAAAAAGAAATATGCGAGCGAAATCGATGTGCTGATCTTGAAACAAGAAGAACTGAAAGGCCTGCTCACGCATTTGGAAAATCAGGAAGATCTGACGATTGAACTCAAAAAGAAGATCGTGCTGCTTAAAAAAGATCTTCTTCAAAAAGCGAAAGAGCTGAGTGCTGTTCGGCTCAAGGCCGCGGAGAAGTTTTCCAAGATTGTGCAAAATCAATTGCAGGATTTGGCGCTTCCGAAGGCCAGTTTTGTCTTGCGCGTAGTCCCTTGGGCCGGGGCATGGGAAGGAGAAGAGTTGGAGAAAAAAATATCCATCCACGGGGCCGACCAGATTGATTTTACTTTTGCCCCCAATGTGGGCGAAGAGGCCAAAAAACTTTCGGACATTGCTTCCGGCGGCGAACTTTCGAGGGTTATTTTAGCCCTGCGTACTGTCCTGCAAAAGGCAAGGCTTTGCGGAACCTTTATTTTTGATGAAATCGATTCCGGCATGAGCGGGACTGCAGCGGAAGTGGTGGGAAAGAAAATTTTTTCCTTGTCTCAAAAGACCCAAGTGATTTGCGTCACGCACCTGCCTCAGGTGGCCAGTTTAGGCCCTCAGCATTATTTCTTATACAAGATTGAAAAGGCGGGTAGGACTTATACCCAACTCAAAATATTGGAGGGAAAACCCAGGGAAGAAGAGATTGCCCGCATGTTTGCCGGTCAGAAAATTACCGCGGAAGCCTTGGCGCATGCGCAGAAATTGTTGAATCCTGTTGCGTGACAATTTTAATTCCCCACCCTCTCCCTAGACGGGAGAGGGCAGGGAGAGGGTGCATAATAGAAAAGTACAATATTTGAATTGCATTGAGATATAAGGTACTTTCTATAATTCCCCCTCTCCCCAACCCTCCCCCGCCAAGGGGGGAGGGAGTGCGGACTCGAATATCGCGTAACATGACTTACTAAGAAAAAATGTCTAATACAAATTTCAAAAACATTTTCAAAAAAATCAAAAATAAATTTCACTCTCATCCAAAAGTAGAATTTGAACTCTTCTACGTCTACGAACATAATCTGGAAATTGAAGTGAAAGATCAAAAACTCGACACCT
The nucleotide sequence above comes from Deltaproteobacteria bacterium. Encoded proteins:
- the recN gene encoding DNA repair protein RecN codes for the protein MLNFLSIKNLAIIDSLEIQFQEGLTILSGETGAGKSIVLQAISLLLGEKSSSDYVRSGEEECLIQAVFEFPENSSLATSFGEELRIKRSIHRNGKTRVWLNEELSSVSQLQKISSDLVEYISQHESSRLFDENYAREILDAEGGYAETLLAYQEIFRAYQSAQEELEQLKKKFLDFQQKQDFYKFQLKELEEARLKSGEEEELLQKRKLLQHGSKMAEALQSADGLLYSGKASAIENLAKAKTALLKITGIDNKLDKKISQLQNLSTEFEDLVRDLSLYASHIEYDDTALTRLEDRLEQLSRLKKKYASEIDVLILKQEELKGLLTHLENQEDLTIELKKKIVLLKKDLLQKAKELSAVRLKAAEKFSKIVQNQLQDLALPKASFVLRVVPWAGAWEGEELEKKISIHGADQIDFTFAPNVGEEAKKLSDIASGGELSRVILALRTVLQKARLCGTFIFDEIDSGMSGTAAEVVGKKIFSLSQKTQVICVTHLPQVASLGPQHYFLYKIEKAGRTYTQLKILEGKPREEEIARMFAGQKITAEALAHAQKLLNPVA